In Arthrobacter sp. QXT-31, one genomic interval encodes:
- a CDS encoding FAD-dependent oxidoreductase yields the protein MTSLWLDRTDTFTSDQFTPGESCDTVVVGAGLTGLVTALLLARSGQNVLVLEARGLGAVTTGNTTAKVTLLQGTVLSSLRQQYPQKVVDAYVAGNREGQAWLLRYLEQRGVPFQMRDAYTYAATQQGTEAVRAELTAALAADLEVDYVRDAGLPFPIRGAVRLPGQAQINPMDVLTALAEDVRSHGGRIVTGVRVRNVTGAGPSTVHAGQGSVQADSVVLATGTPVLNRGLYFAKLKPNRSYAAALELAGNATPPEGMYISVEQPVRSIRDYPADGRHLLLVGGNGHPVGKARSEQAHLENVLSWAQQHFPGATVTHTWSAQDYQATNLMPFFGKLPRGRGRIFFGTGYNKWGMTNAVAASLGITADILGGQLPWANTIHRRVTSPPGAASAVTLNAGVAATLAKDWGRVQKLPPSDGTAPAEGTGTVAMRGRRPVATSTVDGTTCSLSAVCTHLGGILHWNDNEKSWDCPLHGSRFTSTGQVLEGPATRDLPAAE from the coding sequence GTGACGTCACTCTGGTTGGACCGCACCGACACCTTCACCAGCGACCAGTTCACCCCCGGCGAGTCCTGCGACACCGTGGTGGTCGGCGCCGGCCTGACCGGCCTGGTCACGGCGCTGCTGCTGGCCCGCTCGGGACAGAACGTTCTTGTCCTGGAGGCACGCGGCCTGGGCGCTGTGACCACCGGCAACACAACAGCGAAGGTCACCCTGCTGCAGGGCACGGTGCTCTCATCCCTGCGGCAGCAATACCCGCAGAAGGTGGTGGACGCTTACGTGGCCGGCAACCGCGAGGGACAGGCCTGGCTGCTGCGGTACCTAGAGCAGCGCGGCGTGCCGTTCCAGATGCGCGACGCCTACACCTATGCCGCCACGCAGCAGGGAACGGAGGCGGTCCGCGCGGAGCTCACTGCCGCCCTCGCCGCCGATCTGGAGGTGGACTACGTCCGGGACGCAGGGCTGCCGTTTCCCATCCGGGGAGCCGTGCGCCTTCCCGGCCAGGCCCAGATCAACCCCATGGACGTGCTCACCGCGCTGGCCGAGGACGTCCGGAGCCACGGCGGCCGCATTGTTACCGGCGTCAGGGTGCGGAACGTCACCGGGGCGGGGCCGTCCACAGTCCACGCGGGCCAAGGATCGGTCCAGGCCGACTCGGTGGTGCTGGCCACCGGTACCCCCGTCCTGAACCGCGGCCTCTACTTCGCCAAACTGAAGCCAAACCGTTCCTACGCCGCAGCACTGGAGCTCGCCGGCAACGCGACGCCGCCCGAGGGCATGTACATTTCCGTGGAGCAGCCCGTGCGGTCCATCCGGGACTATCCGGCGGACGGCCGGCATCTCCTGCTGGTGGGCGGCAACGGGCACCCGGTGGGCAAGGCGCGTTCGGAACAGGCACACCTGGAAAATGTGCTGTCATGGGCACAGCAGCACTTCCCCGGCGCCACTGTTACCCACACCTGGTCTGCGCAGGACTACCAGGCCACCAACCTCATGCCATTCTTCGGCAAGCTTCCCCGCGGCCGCGGACGCATCTTCTTCGGCACCGGCTACAACAAATGGGGCATGACCAACGCGGTGGCCGCATCCCTGGGCATCACTGCGGATATCCTGGGCGGCCAGCTGCCATGGGCCAACACCATCCACCGCAGGGTCACTTCACCTCCGGGCGCGGCCTCAGCCGTTACCCTCAACGCCGGAGTAGCCGCCACGCTGGCAAAGGACTGGGGCAGGGTGCAAAAGCTGCCGCCGTCGGACGGGACCGCACCGGCAGAGGGCACGGGCACCGTGGCGATGCGCGGACGCAGGCCCGTCGCCACCTCCACAGTTGACGGAACCACCTGCAGCCTGTCCGCAGTGTGCACCCATCTGGGCGGAATCCTGCACTGGAACGACAACGAAAAGTCCTGGGACTGTCCGCTGCATGGCTCCCGGTTCACCAGCACCGGGCAGGTGCTGGAGGGGCCAGCCACCCGGGACCTCCCCGCCGCTGAGTAA
- a CDS encoding DUF4232 domain-containing protein has translation MTLLRTNKGNKGLTGTTAAAALALLLTACGPSQPATQGTTEPATGSATPSTQAAPETSAPPSSPSSPAQSQPATPAPGSAAPQSTAAGTQLCTASGLKATTDATGGGAAGSVYMELILTNTGEASCRLKGFAGVSLTSGPDGQPIGAPARRDTSAAVQDVLLAPGKSGTAVLRYTQAGNYPDCTKTAAAGFRIYPPEDTASLFVARPSDACSNASIELLSIGAFQAR, from the coding sequence ATGACGCTTCTGCGAACGAATAAGGGCAACAAAGGACTGACAGGCACGACGGCGGCTGCCGCACTGGCGCTGCTGCTCACCGCATGCGGACCAAGCCAGCCCGCCACGCAGGGGACAACTGAACCGGCAACCGGCTCAGCCACCCCGAGCACGCAGGCCGCCCCCGAAACGTCCGCCCCGCCGTCGTCCCCTTCTTCGCCTGCCCAGTCGCAGCCGGCTACGCCGGCTCCTGGCTCAGCGGCACCGCAGTCCACCGCCGCCGGCACCCAGCTGTGCACGGCCTCAGGACTGAAAGCCACCACTGATGCCACAGGCGGCGGCGCCGCCGGCAGTGTCTACATGGAACTGATCCTCACCAACACAGGCGAGGCGTCCTGCCGCCTGAAGGGCTTCGCGGGTGTGTCGCTGACCAGCGGACCTGACGGGCAGCCAATCGGGGCCCCCGCGCGGCGCGACACCTCGGCGGCAGTCCAGGATGTGCTGCTGGCTCCGGGGAAGTCCGGCACCGCGGTGCTTCGCTACACGCAGGCGGGCAACTACCCGGACTGCACCAAGACCGCGGCCGCCGGGTTCCGGATCTACCCGCCGGAGGACACGGCGTCGCTGTTCGTGGCCCGGCCGTCGGATGCCTGCAGCAACGCCTCCATTGAGCTCCTGAGCATCGGCGCTTTCCAGGCACGCTAA
- a CDS encoding efflux RND transporter permease subunit, producing the protein MGAAVMTGWLVRWSLKFRLIVLAAAAGILGYGITALPSMPVDNLPEFSPPHVEIQTEALGLSAIEVEQLITSPMEKDLLNGVAWLDEIRSKSVPGLSTIEMVFEPGTDILRARQLVAERLTQAHALPNVSSPPVLMQPLSSTSRVMMVQMSSGTVSPIDMSVLARWDIKPALMGVPGVANVSIYGHREQQLQVQVDPKQLRAKNVTLKQVVETAGNAVWVSPLSFLEASTPGTGGFLESANQRIGIQHVLPIRTPADLGRVSVEGAADKTLTLADVTTLSEDHQPLIGDAVTGTSPGLLLVIEKFPDTSVADVTRGIEAVLDGLRPGLSGITMDSTVFRPASFIESAVGSLGLGLLVSLLMVTALIGLVFRSWRYALLALVSISVAATAAALVLQFQGAVLNVMAFAGLVLALVVVIGDVIIDLHSFRRELADERVSREVLLAHGLQRSRIAVLFAGLAALLALAPALFVPGVEGAFLKPLVLSYLLATAVAMLIALTVTPALASLLVRGHHRPPRRTLPLVRRARLGYERSARAFTGTVATVFALTAAALAVTALVMIPGATKDLPVVAAVPDRTLLIEWEAAASTGADVMDRVMTNASEELSGIRGVSSVGGHVGRAVTSDSSSDVNAGELWVTIEDGINMNRVRWEVWEIVGGYPGLTATVTTYPEKQVAAASAVDNRQFRVRVYGADLDVLRQKADEVREILAGTQGVVEPHADVTVEQPVAEIEVDLAAAQKQGIKPGDVRRAAATVLQGIEVGYLFEQQKVFQVVVKGTEATRSSLTSVADMMVDKPEGGQVRLGDVAKVSLRPNQSAIHHDNTSRCLDVVADIQGRSLGDVSRDVEAAIQGMQFPVGYHAEIPSQYAERQAASAFILWLALVAAAGILVLLLTVLGNWRLAGLVFLLLPVALSGGILAAELGGGFGSVYVLVALAAVLAVAIRDVVMLMGTYQSLQSRTPDGSPAHLMRKAAGERLLPTVLTTVITGLALVPLVLLGGPVGAGMLLPLALVVWGGLITSALLTLFVLPILFLRIGPGNNTDWGSSSMVPATRQTVSKA; encoded by the coding sequence ATGGGGGCTGCCGTTATGACCGGTTGGCTTGTCCGCTGGAGTCTTAAGTTTCGTTTGATTGTTTTAGCCGCCGCGGCCGGCATCCTGGGGTACGGAATCACAGCCCTGCCCTCAATGCCAGTGGATAACCTTCCGGAGTTCTCTCCGCCACATGTGGAAATCCAGACCGAGGCGCTGGGTCTGTCTGCCATTGAAGTTGAGCAGCTCATCACCTCTCCCATGGAGAAAGACCTGCTGAACGGGGTGGCCTGGCTCGACGAAATCCGTTCAAAGTCGGTGCCCGGTCTGTCAACCATCGAGATGGTTTTCGAGCCGGGCACCGATATCCTGCGGGCACGGCAGCTCGTTGCGGAACGCCTGACCCAGGCGCACGCTTTGCCCAACGTCTCCTCTCCTCCTGTGCTCATGCAGCCGCTCTCCTCCACAAGCCGCGTCATGATGGTGCAAATGAGCTCCGGGACCGTGTCCCCGATCGACATGTCCGTTCTGGCACGCTGGGACATTAAGCCGGCGCTGATGGGCGTCCCGGGCGTGGCTAACGTCTCCATCTACGGCCATCGCGAACAGCAGCTGCAGGTCCAGGTGGATCCGAAGCAGCTCCGCGCGAAGAACGTCACCCTCAAACAGGTGGTCGAGACCGCCGGCAACGCGGTCTGGGTGTCCCCGCTCAGCTTCCTGGAAGCCTCAACTCCGGGCACTGGCGGCTTCCTCGAATCCGCCAACCAGCGCATCGGCATCCAGCATGTGCTGCCGATCCGGACGCCGGCAGACCTTGGCAGGGTCAGTGTCGAAGGCGCAGCCGACAAGACCCTCACGCTGGCCGACGTCACCACGCTGAGCGAAGACCACCAGCCCCTGATCGGTGATGCTGTCACCGGCACATCGCCCGGCTTGCTGCTGGTCATCGAAAAGTTTCCGGACACGAGTGTTGCGGATGTGACACGGGGTATTGAGGCGGTGCTGGACGGTCTGCGTCCAGGTCTTTCCGGCATCACCATGGACTCCACCGTCTTCCGCCCGGCTTCATTCATTGAGTCCGCTGTTGGCAGTCTGGGCCTGGGCCTGCTGGTCAGCCTTCTCATGGTCACCGCGCTGATCGGCCTCGTGTTCCGCTCCTGGCGGTATGCCCTGTTGGCCCTGGTCTCCATTTCCGTGGCGGCCACGGCTGCGGCGCTGGTGCTGCAGTTCCAGGGAGCCGTTCTGAACGTCATGGCGTTCGCGGGCCTGGTCCTTGCACTCGTGGTTGTCATCGGCGATGTCATCATCGATCTCCACAGTTTCCGGCGGGAATTGGCCGATGAGCGGGTGTCGCGTGAAGTCCTGCTCGCCCACGGGCTGCAGCGGTCCCGCATAGCTGTCCTGTTCGCCGGCCTCGCAGCCCTGCTGGCACTGGCACCGGCACTGTTTGTTCCCGGTGTTGAGGGGGCGTTCCTGAAGCCACTGGTGCTGTCCTATCTGCTGGCGACGGCGGTGGCGATGCTTATCGCCCTGACGGTCACTCCGGCCCTTGCGAGCCTGCTGGTGCGGGGCCACCACAGGCCTCCGCGGCGCACCCTGCCGCTGGTCCGCAGGGCCAGGCTCGGCTACGAGCGTTCGGCGCGGGCCTTTACGGGAACCGTTGCCACAGTGTTCGCCCTTACCGCGGCGGCGTTGGCTGTCACGGCACTTGTGATGATCCCGGGCGCAACGAAGGACCTGCCGGTTGTGGCCGCTGTTCCTGACCGGACCCTGCTCATCGAATGGGAAGCCGCGGCAAGCACCGGGGCCGACGTGATGGACAGGGTAATGACTAACGCCAGCGAAGAGCTCAGCGGAATCCGCGGAGTTTCCTCCGTAGGCGGCCATGTGGGACGTGCCGTTACCTCCGATTCTTCCTCCGACGTCAATGCCGGAGAGCTCTGGGTGACCATCGAGGACGGCATTAACATGAACCGCGTGCGCTGGGAGGTATGGGAAATCGTCGGGGGGTACCCGGGCCTGACGGCGACGGTGACCACCTACCCGGAGAAGCAGGTTGCGGCCGCCAGCGCGGTCGACAACCGCCAGTTCCGGGTGCGCGTGTACGGCGCCGATCTGGATGTCCTCCGCCAGAAAGCTGACGAAGTCCGCGAGATCCTTGCCGGTACGCAGGGCGTGGTGGAGCCGCACGCGGACGTCACCGTAGAGCAGCCAGTTGCGGAAATCGAAGTCGACCTGGCGGCAGCGCAGAAGCAGGGCATCAAGCCCGGCGACGTCAGACGGGCGGCCGCCACCGTCCTGCAGGGCATCGAGGTGGGGTACCTGTTCGAGCAGCAAAAGGTCTTCCAGGTGGTCGTCAAGGGCACGGAAGCCACCCGCAGCAGCCTGACCAGCGTGGCCGACATGATGGTGGACAAGCCGGAGGGCGGGCAGGTGCGGCTGGGTGACGTGGCCAAGGTCTCGCTCCGCCCGAACCAGTCCGCGATCCACCACGACAACACCTCCAGGTGCCTGGACGTCGTAGCGGACATCCAGGGCCGCAGCCTTGGCGACGTCAGCCGGGACGTCGAGGCGGCCATTCAGGGAATGCAGTTCCCGGTGGGGTACCACGCGGAGATTCCGTCCCAGTACGCCGAACGGCAGGCCGCGAGTGCGTTTATCTTGTGGCTCGCCCTGGTGGCGGCAGCCGGCATCCTGGTCCTGCTGCTGACGGTCCTCGGCAACTGGCGGCTCGCGGGGCTGGTCTTCCTGCTGCTTCCGGTTGCGCTGTCCGGCGGCATCCTGGCCGCTGAGCTGGGCGGCGGTTTCGGGTCCGTTTACGTGCTGGTGGCCTTGGCGGCGGTGCTCGCCGTGGCGATCCGGGACGTGGTCATGCTGATGGGTACCTACCAGTCGCTGCAGTCCCGTACTCCGGACGGGTCGCCGGCCCACCTCATGCGGAAGGCGGCCGGGGAACGGCTTCTGCCGACTGTACTGACCACAGTGATTACCGGGCTGGCGCTGGTTCCGCTGGTGCTCCTGGGTGGTCCGGTAGGCGCCGGAATGCTCCTTCCGCTGGCACTGGTTGTGTGGGGCGGGCTCATTACCTCGGCCCTGCTGACCCTCTTTGTTCTGCCGATCCTCTTCCTCCGGATCGGTCCGGGCAACAACACGGACTGGGGGAGTTCGTCTATGGTCCCGGCCACGCGCCAGACCGTGTCGAAGGCATAG
- a CDS encoding helix-turn-helix domain-containing protein produces MPADDSSDIHCRLDELLEARGMTLTELSRQVGVSLVNLSVLKNDRAKAIRFSTLTAICDVLDCQVGDLLVTTRSKT; encoded by the coding sequence ATGCCTGCAGATGACTCCTCCGACATCCACTGCCGGCTCGACGAACTCTTGGAAGCCCGAGGCATGACACTCACGGAGCTGAGCAGGCAGGTCGGAGTGAGTCTGGTGAACCTGTCCGTACTCAAGAATGACCGGGCAAAGGCGATCCGTTTCTCTACCCTGACAGCGATCTGCGACGTCCTTGACTGCCAGGTGGGGGACCTTCTCGTGACCACCCGCTCCAAGACGTGA
- a CDS encoding Lhr family ATP-dependent helicase: MQSQESDGTPSGNPMGQFSRPTREWFLGAFSEPTPAQQGAWNAISSGSHALVVAPTGSGKTLAAFLWALDRLLVSGPAAPAAGAQASPGAEVLPGLEEPPAGAKAKPSRARKPKRKTRVLYISPLKALGVDVERNLRSPLIGITQTAKRLDLPAPLITVGVRSGDTPASDRRALLSNPPDILITTPESLFLMLTSRARETLSEVDTVIVDEVHAVAGTKRGAHLAVSLERLDALLPAPAQRIGLSATVEPRELVAQFLAGSAPVEIVAPPSRKNWDLTVSVPVEDMSDLQGAAGAFDSGPASGLQPQASIWPHVEEKIVDLVLANQSTIVFANSRRLAERLTARLNEIHAERQLLTVGGGWDDPAPSVPGSVPASTATPAHMMAQAGSTAGAEPLLARAHHGSVSKDQRALIEDDLKSGRLRCVVATSSLELGIDMGAVDLVVQVESPPSVASGLQRVGRAGHQVGEISQGYLFPKHRADLVHTAITVERMLDGKIERLSVPANPLDILAQQTVAATALGSIDVEEWFSTVRRSAPFATLPRSAFEATLDLLAGRYPSDEFAELRPRIVWDRNAGTIEGRPGSQRLAVTSGGTIPDRGLFGVYIIGTETEGSASPAGGGDGKGSGTAPAKGGRRVGELDEEMVYESRVGDIFALGATSWKIEDITHDRVLVSPAFGQPGKLPFWKGDSLGRPVDLGRALGAFVRELSASDVGPATERCRASGLDDFAANNLLQYLSEQKQATEVVPSDTTLVVERFHDELGDWRVILHSPFGMPVHAPWALAVGQRLNQRYGLDGSAMAADDGIVLRVPMMEDEPPGAELFLFDPAELEQIVTAEVGGSALFASRFRECAARALLLPRQTPGKRQPLWQQRQRSAQLLDVARKYPSFPIVLETVRECLQDVYDLPALKDIAASVERRELRIVQTTTQQPSPFAKSLLFGYVAQFLYEGDSPLAERRAAALALDSTLLNELLGRVELRELLDARVIDATERELQRLAPDRKVRGLEGVADLLRLLGPLDPGEVAARLTPPAEAEDRLAVPVESGAPPTEADETLGEPADTPPAEAETPPSESTMAEAAAHLAALQRANRAIKVTIAGVERFAAVEDAARLRDAIGVPLPMGVPLAFIEPVADPLGDLVSRYARTHGPFTATEAAARLGLGAAVVGTALKRLAADGRVVEGEFRPHAESPAAEPGADEGAVAMSRPEPGSGLDPVAEAAAASAVASASVAMAGSEWCDAEVLRKLRRRSLAALRAEVEPVDITAYGRFLPAWQHVRTPGAGRGQPALRGLDGIVTAVDQLSGVPIPASAWESLVLASRVSNYQPAMLDELMAAGEVLWSGAGSLPGNDGWISLHLADSVELTLNPAPDFEPGDAQRRLLDHLQANGGGYFFRQLTDIAGGMDAVLGDQDVVSAIWDLAWAGRVTGDTFAPVRALIAGGHTAHRQVARAPRARAPRLSRLGRSHGTGLLGSPGLSGGRYGSGSGAVPTPPLAAGRWSALPTPELDPTIHARATAELLLDRYGVVTRGSVMAENILGGFGLMYKVLARLEEAGRCRRGYFIEHLGAAQFAVPATVDRLRSYTEDAQLAKPEPVALALAATDPANPYGAALAWPATEADAGTGHRPGRKAGALVVLVDGALVLYVERGGKTLLVFTEDESVLAAAAGALVDVVKRGAVDKLVMEKVNGHDILDTPAASALTAAGAYSTPKGLRIRA, translated from the coding sequence ATGCAGTCACAGGAGTCCGACGGCACGCCATCAGGGAACCCGATGGGCCAGTTCAGCCGGCCCACCCGGGAGTGGTTCCTCGGTGCGTTCTCCGAACCCACGCCCGCCCAGCAGGGCGCGTGGAACGCCATCTCCTCCGGCTCCCATGCCCTTGTGGTCGCACCCACCGGCTCAGGCAAAACCCTCGCGGCGTTCCTCTGGGCACTGGACCGGCTCCTGGTATCCGGGCCGGCTGCACCCGCCGCCGGGGCGCAGGCTTCACCCGGGGCCGAGGTGCTGCCGGGCCTCGAAGAACCCCCAGCCGGGGCCAAGGCCAAGCCATCACGGGCACGGAAGCCCAAGCGGAAAACCCGCGTACTGTACATCTCCCCGCTCAAGGCGCTTGGCGTGGACGTCGAACGCAACCTCCGGTCTCCCCTTATCGGCATCACGCAGACCGCCAAACGGCTGGACCTCCCCGCACCGCTGATCACCGTCGGAGTCCGCTCCGGCGATACCCCCGCCTCGGACCGCCGTGCGCTGCTCAGCAACCCGCCGGACATCCTGATCACCACGCCCGAGTCCCTCTTCCTGATGCTCACCTCCAGGGCGCGGGAAACGCTCAGCGAGGTGGACACCGTCATCGTGGACGAGGTCCACGCCGTGGCAGGCACCAAGCGCGGCGCACACCTCGCCGTCTCGCTCGAGCGGCTGGACGCCCTGCTGCCTGCCCCGGCCCAGCGGATCGGGCTCTCGGCCACCGTGGAACCGCGGGAACTCGTGGCACAGTTCCTGGCCGGTTCGGCACCCGTGGAAATCGTGGCGCCGCCCTCCCGGAAGAACTGGGACCTCACGGTCTCCGTCCCGGTGGAGGACATGTCCGATCTCCAGGGCGCCGCCGGAGCCTTCGATTCCGGTCCGGCTTCCGGCCTGCAGCCGCAGGCCTCCATCTGGCCGCACGTGGAGGAAAAGATCGTGGACCTGGTGCTGGCCAACCAGTCCACCATCGTCTTCGCCAACTCGCGCCGGCTGGCTGAACGCCTGACCGCCCGGCTCAACGAGATCCACGCGGAACGCCAGCTCCTGACGGTCGGCGGGGGCTGGGACGATCCCGCTCCGTCCGTGCCGGGAAGCGTTCCGGCGTCGACAGCCACCCCTGCGCACATGATGGCGCAGGCCGGCAGCACCGCGGGCGCCGAACCGCTGCTGGCCCGCGCCCACCACGGCTCCGTGTCCAAGGACCAGCGCGCCCTGATCGAGGACGATCTCAAGTCCGGCAGGCTCCGCTGCGTCGTGGCCACGTCCTCGCTGGAACTTGGAATCGACATGGGCGCCGTGGACCTCGTGGTGCAGGTCGAGTCCCCGCCCTCGGTCGCCAGCGGCCTGCAGCGGGTGGGCCGCGCCGGGCACCAGGTGGGCGAGATTTCCCAGGGCTACCTTTTCCCGAAGCACCGGGCCGACCTCGTCCACACGGCCATCACCGTTGAGCGCATGCTGGACGGCAAGATCGAGCGCCTGAGCGTGCCCGCCAACCCGTTGGACATCCTGGCCCAGCAGACAGTTGCCGCTACCGCGCTCGGCAGCATCGACGTTGAGGAATGGTTTTCCACTGTCCGCCGCTCCGCCCCCTTCGCCACGCTCCCCCGGTCGGCCTTCGAGGCTACGCTGGACCTGCTGGCCGGGCGTTACCCCTCGGACGAATTCGCCGAGCTCCGCCCCCGGATCGTCTGGGACCGCAACGCCGGAACCATCGAGGGCAGGCCCGGCTCCCAGCGGCTGGCCGTCACCTCCGGCGGCACCATCCCGGACCGCGGGCTGTTCGGCGTCTACATCATCGGCACGGAGACGGAAGGGTCAGCCTCACCTGCAGGAGGGGGTGACGGCAAGGGTTCCGGCACGGCCCCGGCCAAGGGCGGCCGGCGCGTCGGTGAGCTCGACGAGGAGATGGTCTACGAATCCCGCGTCGGCGACATCTTCGCCCTGGGCGCCACCAGCTGGAAGATCGAGGACATCACGCACGACCGCGTGCTCGTCTCGCCGGCCTTCGGGCAGCCCGGCAAGCTGCCTTTCTGGAAGGGTGATTCGCTGGGACGTCCCGTGGACCTCGGCCGCGCCCTTGGCGCGTTCGTCCGCGAACTCTCAGCGTCCGACGTCGGCCCTGCCACCGAACGCTGCCGGGCCAGCGGACTTGACGACTTCGCCGCCAACAACCTCCTGCAGTACCTGTCCGAGCAGAAGCAGGCCACCGAGGTGGTTCCCAGCGACACCACCCTCGTGGTGGAACGCTTCCACGACGAACTCGGCGACTGGCGGGTCATCCTGCACAGCCCGTTCGGCATGCCGGTCCATGCGCCCTGGGCCCTTGCCGTGGGCCAGCGGCTGAACCAGCGCTACGGGCTGGACGGGTCGGCCATGGCCGCGGACGACGGCATCGTGCTCCGGGTGCCCATGATGGAGGACGAGCCTCCCGGGGCCGAGCTGTTCCTGTTTGATCCCGCGGAGCTGGAACAGATTGTCACCGCCGAAGTCGGCGGCAGCGCCCTGTTCGCGTCCCGCTTCCGTGAGTGTGCGGCGCGTGCCCTGCTGCTGCCCCGGCAGACACCCGGCAAGCGGCAGCCGCTGTGGCAGCAGCGCCAGCGGTCCGCCCAGCTGCTGGACGTCGCCCGGAAGTACCCGTCATTCCCGATCGTGCTGGAAACCGTCCGCGAATGCCTGCAGGATGTGTACGACCTCCCGGCCCTGAAGGACATTGCCGCGTCGGTTGAACGGCGTGAGCTCAGGATTGTCCAGACCACCACCCAGCAGCCGTCCCCGTTCGCCAAGTCCCTGCTCTTCGGCTACGTGGCGCAGTTCCTCTACGAGGGCGACTCCCCCCTTGCCGAACGCCGGGCGGCCGCGCTGGCGCTCGACTCCACGCTGCTGAATGAGCTCCTGGGCCGGGTGGAACTGCGCGAACTCCTGGACGCCCGGGTCATCGACGCCACCGAACGCGAGCTGCAGCGACTTGCCCCCGACCGGAAAGTCCGCGGCCTCGAAGGCGTGGCCGATCTCCTCCGCCTGCTCGGCCCCCTGGACCCCGGCGAGGTCGCTGCCAGGCTGACCCCGCCGGCCGAAGCCGAAGACCGGCTGGCTGTGCCTGTCGAATCCGGTGCCCCGCCCACCGAAGCCGACGAGACGCTGGGTGAGCCTGCTGACACCCCGCCTGCCGAAGCCGAGACCCCGCCGTCCGAATCCACCATGGCCGAAGCCGCCGCCCACCTCGCCGCCCTTCAGCGGGCGAACCGGGCGATCAAGGTGACCATCGCCGGCGTCGAACGCTTTGCCGCGGTGGAAGACGCGGCCAGGCTGCGCGACGCCATCGGGGTGCCGCTGCCCATGGGTGTCCCCCTGGCCTTCATCGAGCCGGTGGCAGACCCGCTGGGCGACCTCGTCTCGCGCTATGCGCGCACTCATGGCCCGTTTACCGCCACCGAAGCCGCCGCCAGGCTGGGACTTGGTGCCGCCGTCGTCGGAACTGCCCTCAAGCGGCTGGCGGCCGACGGGCGCGTGGTGGAGGGTGAGTTCCGCCCCCATGCGGAATCCCCCGCCGCAGAGCCAGGAGCCGATGAAGGTGCCGTGGCAATGTCCCGGCCAGAGCCCGGTTCCGGCCTTGACCCCGTGGCCGAAGCGGCCGCTGCCTCGGCCGTCGCGTCAGCATCAGTGGCCATGGCCGGCAGCGAATGGTGCGACGCCGAAGTGCTCCGCAAGCTCCGCCGCCGCTCGCTCGCCGCGCTGCGGGCCGAGGTGGAGCCCGTGGACATCACCGCCTATGGCAGGTTCCTGCCGGCCTGGCAGCATGTCCGCACTCCCGGCGCCGGGCGGGGTCAGCCGGCGCTGCGCGGACTCGACGGGATCGTCACCGCCGTGGACCAGCTCTCCGGCGTGCCCATACCGGCCTCCGCCTGGGAGTCCCTGGTGCTCGCCAGCAGGGTGTCCAACTACCAGCCCGCCATGCTGGACGAGCTCATGGCCGCCGGGGAAGTCCTCTGGTCGGGGGCCGGCTCACTTCCGGGCAACGACGGCTGGATCAGCCTGCACCTGGCGGATTCGGTGGAACTGACACTGAACCCGGCCCCTGACTTTGAACCGGGTGATGCCCAGCGGCGGCTGCTGGACCACCTGCAGGCCAACGGCGGCGGCTACTTTTTCCGGCAGCTGACGGACATTGCCGGCGGCATGGACGCGGTGCTGGGCGACCAGGACGTCGTGTCCGCGATCTGGGACCTGGCCTGGGCCGGCCGGGTCACCGGGGACACGTTCGCCCCGGTCCGGGCCCTCATCGCCGGCGGCCACACAGCCCACCGGCAGGTGGCGCGGGCCCCCCGGGCCAGGGCGCCGCGCCTCAGCCGGCTCGGACGGTCCCATGGCACGGGCCTGCTCGGTTCGCCGGGCCTGTCCGGCGGACGTTACGGGTCAGGCAGCGGCGCAGTGCCCACCCCGCCGCTTGCCGCGGGGCGCTGGTCCGCGCTCCCGACGCCCGAGCTCGATCCGACCATCCACGCCCGCGCCACCGCGGAGCTGCTGCTGGACAGGTACGGCGTGGTCACCCGCGGATCCGTCATGGCCGAGAACATCCTGGGCGGATTCGGCCTCATGTACAAGGTCCTGGCCCGGCTGGAGGAGGCCGGACGGTGCCGGCGGGGTTACTTCATCGAGCATCTGGGTGCCGCCCAGTTCGCAGTGCCGGCGACCGTCGACCGGCTGCGCTCCTACACAGAGGACGCCCAGCTGGCCAAGCCGGAACCGGTGGCACTGGCTCTGGCGGCAACAGATCCGGCCAACCCCTACGGCGCCGCCCTGGCATGGCCCGCCACCGAGGCCGACGCCGGTACGGGCCACCGTCCGGGGCGGAAGGCCGGTGCTCTGGTGGTGCTGGTCGACGGCGCACTGGTGCTGTACGTCGAACGCGGCGGCAAGACGCTGCTGGTCTTCACGGAAGACGAATCCGTCCTCGCCGCCGCGGCCGGTGCCCTCGTGGACGTCGTGAAACGGGGCGCCGTGGACAAGCTCGTCATGGAAAAAGTCAACGGCCATGACATCCTGGACACCCCCGCCGCGTCGGCGCTGACCGCCGCCGGCGCCTATTCCACGCCGAAGGGGCTGAGGATCCGTGCCTGA